A region from the Biomphalaria glabrata chromosome 14, xgBioGlab47.1, whole genome shotgun sequence genome encodes:
- the LOC106066538 gene encoding beta-1,3-galactosyltransferase 1-like has protein sequence MLSKCSTSMKIVTLVLVMITVLLNFVVYDYINAVIIANQNTTGILSQSFPSSVKRYLANSVGTNDSLLRTTATEVSTTSTPSTRKSVQENDPIFVINNHRFIYKIVPKVNCSDSKLVVCVEISRANNKTRQTIRQTWGSYANVSSNNATLIFFLGSEHPSTNGSQSVQHFINKEAELYGDILQEDYVDDYKNLSLKSVSILKWVSLKCPESQFLLKVDDDMYINVPLLVQTLDDIIKSKGKYHPFIVGYSVQGSGPIRDPNSKWYAPLSAYKGNLYPRYASGVSYAMTTSAAKLLYNASLQVPVFSLEDVYVTGILADKTKVEVIHNALINIGNHEVSGCNFRNKISGHHYSASDMERIHKELYNTTIKCN, from the coding sequence ATGCTTTCAAAATGTTCCACGAGTATGAAAATCGTCACGCTCGTGTTGGTAATGATTACTGTGCTATTGAACTTTGTTGTTTACGACTATATAAATGCTGTAATCATTGCCAACCAGAATACAACAGGTATCCTAAGTCAATCATTTCCATCGAGCGTTAAACGTTATTTAGCTAATTCTGTTGGAACAAATGATTCACTATTAAGAACAACAGCGACGGAAGTATCAACAACTTCAACACCATCGACACGAAAATCAGTCCAAGAAAACGACCCTATATTTGTGATAAACAATCacagatttatatataaaatagtcCCAAAAGTGAATTGCTCAGACTCTAAACTTGTAGTCTGTGTTGAGATCAGTAGAGCCAATAACAAGACAAGGCAGACTATAAGACAGACCTGGGGAAGCTATGCTAACGTCAGCAGCAACAATGCAACCTTGATTTTCTTTCTTGGTTCTGAACATCCATCAACTAACGGTTCTCAATCTGTGcaacattttattaataaagaagCTGAGCTTTACGGAGACATATTGCAGGAAGATTATGTAGACGATTATAAGAACCTTAGTCTTAAATCTGTTTCAATTCTCAAATGGGTCAGTTTGAAATGTCCAGAAAGTCAATTTCTTCTAAAAGTGGACGATGATATGTACATCAATGTCCCATTGCTGGTGCAGACATTAGATGACATTATCAAGTCTAAAGGGAAATATCATCCGTTTATCGTTGGGTACTCGGTTCAGGGTAGTGGTCCAATTAGAGACCCCAACTCTAAATGGTATGCGCCACTTAGTGCTTACAAAGGAAACTTATATCCCAGATACGCTTCCGGTGTCTCCTACGCCATGACTACTTCCGCTGCCAAACTGCTCTACAATGCATCTCTTCAAGTTCCTGTGTTTTCATTGGAGGATGTCTACGTCACTGGAATCCTTGCGGATAAAACCAAGGTTGAGGTCATTCACAATGCTTTAATTAACATTGGTAATCACGAAGTGTCAGGATGCAACTTCAGGAACAAAATCTCAGGTCACCATTATTCAGCCAGTGATATGGAGCGAATTCACAAGGAGCTATATAACACTACAATTAAatgtaactag